From Pristiophorus japonicus isolate sPriJap1 chromosome 7, sPriJap1.hap1, whole genome shotgun sequence, one genomic window encodes:
- the LOC139266677 gene encoding carbohydrate sulfotransferase 9-like, whose amino-acid sequence MAVSVPVTFDSFLHNQQLRKKLLRSFCNQGPKVSRLHYFSRLRVNEHHELVYCTVPDVGTEHWDRILKILNDVPGQAEKVVNESAPLKAPHEYLSRYNMSTIDSLLASYTKIIFIRDPLQRLLATYRRKGAMGEPFEAFVQRVLGQDLKLAASWRPLVDLCHPCLVRYDYVAAHGLLDGELRHLLRRLGLSAEVELPEFLDWEESLSSRGLVQQHFAQLSTQLAGRVLQFYRSDFAAFNFTIGLTLD is encoded by the exons ATGGCAGTGAGCGTGCCCGTGACCTTTGACTCCTTCCTCCACAATCAGCAGCTGAGGAAAAAGCTGCTGAGGTCATTCTGCAACCAAGGGCCGAAGGTCAGCAGGCTCCACTACTTTTCCAGGCTGAGAGTAAACGAACATCACGAGCTGGTGTACTGCACCGTGCCCGACGTTGGCACAGAGCACTGGGACCGGATATTGAAGATCTTGAACGATGTGCCCGGCCAGGCCGAGAAGGTAGTGAATGAGAGCGCGCCGTTAAAAGCACCTCACGAGTACCTGAGCCGGTACAACATGAGCACCATCGACAGCCTACTGGCGTCCTACACCAAAATTATCTTCATCAGGGACCCCCTCCAGCGCCTGCTCGCCACCTACCGCCGCAAGGGTGCCATGGGGGAGCCCTTCGAAGCGTTCGTCCAACGCGTGTTAGGGCAGGACCTGAAACTGGCCGCCAGCTGGAGACCCTTGGTCGATCTGTGCCACCCCTGCCTTGTACG GTATGACTACGTCGCAGCACACGGACTCCTCGACGGAGAGCTGAGACACCTTTTGCGTCGCCTAGGCTTGTCGGCGGAGGTGGAGCTGCCCGAGTTCCTGGATTGGGAGGAGAGCCTGTCGTCCCGGGGGCTGGTCCAGCAGCACTTTGCCCAGCTCTCGACACAGCTGGCCGGCCGGGTGTTGCAGTTCTACCGCAGCGACTTCGCCGCCTTCAATTTCACCATCGGTTTGACCTTGGATTAA